The Candidatus Methylacidiphilales bacterium genome segment TGGAGGCCACCTGCGGCAATTGATTCAGCCTGTAACACAAATAGGGCGCCAGACGGGACAGAAACGGTACCGGCAACAGGTTGAAGGCAAAGGCCGCTGCGCCGATCTGCGGGCGTTGAATGTAAAGATAGAAGGTCCCCAGAATCCAAAAGACCCTGACAATAAGCCAGGTGGCTTCCATGTCCCCGCCAAAGGCCGAAACCAGCGCGCTGCCCCGTGGGCTGGGGCTGTCTTCCTCTTCCCGCTGTTGCACGATTTCCCGTTCGGGCGGAAGTGGCGGGAGCTTGTCCCCGGACAGTGCGGCACCGCGGCTCTCGCGGGTGACAACCGTGCGCACTTCCTCCTTCTGGGTGGTTGAACGGGTTGTGCCTGACGACATTGCGTTCTTATTGCAAACGGTGACGCTCACCGTTGCGACGTGCCAGTCCTCATCCTTGATGTCGGCGCCCAAGGCCCTGCAAATGGACCGGTACAGGCCCATGGAATTCCGCATGGTGACAAGCGGGTTGACCAGGCGCAACGAGGGCACCTCAGTTTCGGTCGCTTCCACGGATGATTTTCGGATGGTCTCAACACGTTCCATCACATCAGAGCCCTGGTTGGATCCAATATTGGAAACAACGCTCCCGGCAGCAGTCGCCGCCGGACTTGGATTTGTTTTTTCGGCCGCAACTTGAGGTTGATCCACCCATTCCTCCATCGGAGGCACCCAGATCATGTATTGCGAAAAATTGATGAAAATCAGGGCAATGAGCAGTTTCGGGCTTCGCTCCAAGACCGTAAAAGTAAATATGCAAATTAAAACCAGATCAAACAGAAGGTTTGCTTCCATGTATGATCCGATTTTCATCCGTTTGGGCCCTGCAATCCTGTTCCCTAAAATCGTTTAGATAACTGGCTTTATAATGCAGAAAAAAGGGCGCGCGACCACTCCCATTTTGAGGCTTACACCTATTAATTCATCCGGCATTAATGACGCTTTGTCTGTTGCCTGGATGCCACGTCGCCCGGCGTTGCCGCGCTCCTAGCAGTGACGCGCGCATTGCTTGATTTCTTCCTTTCATACCCGTGGTTGCCATTAGCCATCAAAACCCCTAGGATAAATTTTCTCATGCCCTCGTTTTACATCAAAACCTATGGCTGCCAGATGAATGAGCGGGACTCCGAACAGGTGGCCCGCCAGCTTCGCGAGCGCGGCTATGCCAAGGCAGCCAGCGAGGGTGAGGCCGATGTGATCCTGCTCAACACCTGTTCCGTGCGCGATATGGCGGAACAAAAGGCCCTCGATAAAATGAAAAACCTGCAGGGCTGCAAAAAACGCAAACCTTCCCTGGTGCTCGGCTTTATGGGTTGCATGGCCCAAAGCCGGGGGCAGGAACTGGCAGGGATGCTGCCCGGGCTGGACTTGGTGGTCGGCACGCAAAAATACCATAAAGTGGCCGATTATGTGGAGCAATTGCTCTCCCGCAGAAATCCCGACATGGACAACCTGCGCCAGGCAATTGTCGATACCGCGGAGGAACCCGGATCGCAAAACACCGTGCGAGACCACGAGTTGCGACAGCGTCAGGTTACGGCTTTTGTTTCCATCATGCAGGGCTGCGACATGCACTGCTCCTTCTGCATCGTGCCTGACACGCGCGGAGGCGAACGCAGCCGGCCCATCCCGGATATAGTCGCCGAAGTCCGGGAACTGGTGTCGAACGGCATCAAGGAAGTAACCCTGCTCGGACAGATTGTGAACCACTATGGCCGGCATGAGTTTCCGGCTGACGCGCCGGGCAGGAGCCCCTTTGTGCAACTGCTTTATGCGCTGGAGGAAATCGACGGCTTGGAACGCGTCCGCTTTACCTCGCCGCATCCCATCGGTTTCAAGGCAGACCTGGTCCGGGCGCTCGGAGAACTGGAAAAGCTCTGCGAGCATGTCCACCTGCCCGTCCAATCCGGCAGCAACCGGATCCTGAAAGCCATGCGCCGCGCCTATACAGCAGAACGCTATCTCCAACTTGTGAATGAAATCCGGGCCGTCTGCCCTGAAATGGCCCTGACCACGGACATCATTGTCGGATTTCCGGGGGAGACCGAGGAGGATTATCTCGAGACCCGCAAACTGGTGGAAACGGTGCAGTTCGACAACGCCTTCATCTTCCGTTATTCCGAGCGGCGCAACACTCCGGCGGCCTTACTGCCGGGACAGGTGCCCGAGGAAATCCGCGAGACCAGAAATCAAGACCTGCTGGGGGTGCTGGATACCATCGCTGCGCGCAAAGCCCCGTCAATCCTGGGGCAAACGGTGGAAATCCTGGTTGAAGGTCCGAGTAAAAATAATGCGGCCCGCCTCTTCGGCCGCACCCGCGGCAACAAGATTGTGATTTTTGAGGGCGACGAGCGCCATCGCGGCCAGCTCCTGCCGGTGAAGATCATCGACTCGACCGGATTTACATTTTACGGCGACCCGGTGATCTACTAGTGGTCTGTTTTCCGCGCAACCCTCCGGGCCGCTGTTCTTTGCACCGCTGGCTGTGTTGCTCGCTTGTCCCGTATCGTCCAGATAGGGGCCTGCGCTCGCGTCTTGCCAGCAGCGCAAATCCCAAGCGGCCAACCCGTCATTTCACGGAAAACAGGCCACTAGGCCTTCCGCCACTGCCGGAGGGCGGGCAGCATATTGACCCTCGACGTGATTTTTCTCAAAAATCTGCGCGGGCTCAATCTCAGAATGTTGATCAGGCTTTTTGAGTCGAACGGTTTTTGCAAAAGATACAGCGGAATGCCGTCGAACTCCTTGAGAAATTCGGAAAAGTGCTCGGGAGGAAACCCGCTCATGAGCACAATTTTCAGGAACGGCTGCTTGGAATTTTCGCGCATGATCTCATACGCCTTTCGCACAAAAGCCAGTCCATCCATGCTCGGCATGGTGTAATCGACCATGATGATTCCCGGCAATTCCCCCTGCTTTAAAAGCTCCAGGACGGCTTCCGGATTATAGAAGGATTTGGATTCGTAGCTGTTAAGCTTCATGAGGGATTCGATTGAAGACATGACATTTTCATCATCTTCAATGATATAGGTCAGGCGGGGCACATTTCCAACCGCCGGCAGCGGAATGCCGTCGGATTTTTCCGGCTGGATCAGGTCCATTTCATGCTCCGATTCAGGCTGATAGAGCGGCCAGGTAAATGTAAATTCCGTTCCGATATTTTTTTGCGACTTTATCTCCACGCGTCCGCCGTGTTGTTTCATGATGCCCTGCACCATGGGCAGGCCGAGGCCCGTGCCGGCACCGACGTCCTTTGTGGTAAAAAACGGCTCGAAAATACGCGGCATATCCCTCGGATCAATTCCCGCTCCTTCGTCCATTACCGCCACCGTCACGGTAGTGCCATGCACAGCGGAAAAGACCCGGATTTTCCCGCCGTTCGGCATCGCATCGCGCGAATTGTTCAGGACATTGAGAAAGCAGTGGCTCAGGGCGGAATAACAGCCATTGATCAACAACCTGCGTTCCTGCCGGGCCTCTTTGGGGCGTTCCAGCAATTCGTCCAATTCAACGACGTAACGGGAGCCATATGAGCGGCGGGCAAGCGCGACCACATCCTGCACAAGGTCGATCAAATCGATGACCTCCATGACGAGGCTTTGCTTGCGCGCATATCCCAGCAGGCTGCGTGTCAGCGAGGCCCCGTTCGCGCAGGCTTTCATGATCCGTTCCATGGCATCGGTCAATTCCCCGTCCTTTTTCCGGGTCATGAGAAAAAATTCGGCATGGCCCTGGATCGCCATGATCAAATTATTGAAGTCGTGAGCCACCCCGCTGGCCAGCGCGCCTATGCTCTCCAGCTTGCGCGCGTTCATCACCTCTTCCTGAAGCCCGAGCCAGGGTGAGACATCGCTGAAGGACAGAAAGAACCAGTAATACCACTCGTTTTGTTCCTGGTGCCTGTGAATCTGCACCTTCACGGCCAGGGAACTGTTCTCCGGCTGCCCTGTTTCAAAGATGGGCAGCGCGATGTTTTCGTCCCGGGAGAGCCCCTCGAAGGCCTGCGTCAGGTAAATGACAAGATTGTTAGGCAACTCCTCCCAGCGGACCGGCGCGTCGCCCAGGTTCGTTCTCGGGATGCCCAGGAGGTGCTGCGCCTGGTTGTTCGCCGACACCAGCAAATACTGCGCGTCCGACCCGACCCGGAACAAAATTTCCGCGGGCCCGCTGGCCTTTTCGCTAAAATCAGGCAGCAGGCGGCTTTCGAGATCCAAAATGGCGGGTGGAACCTTCACATGTGATATACAGCCAATTCCAAGTGATGTCTTAAACTCAACCCTCTTATTTTGGAATGTAAAGTTTCAATAATTGCTATTGTGCCGCTTGTTCGCTTCTTTCACATACCGCCAGGCATTCAAAATGCGCCGTCTGCGGGAAAAGATCCACCGGTTGAAATTGCAGCGGGTTCCATTGCGGGGCGATTTCCTTCAAATCCCGGGCCAGCGTCGAGGGATTACAGGAAAGATAAACCAGCTTCCGGGCCGGCAACCCGGCCAGCAGCTTCCGCATCCCCGGGCTGAGGCCTTCCCGCGGCGGGTCCACCACAATTTCCGCGTCTTTGAGTTCGGGCAAATGCAGGAACTCCGGCAACACTTCCTCGCATTCCGCCTCGCGCACTTCCACATTCTGCGCCGCAATTCCGCGGGCTTCCTGCGCCAGTTTTGCGTCCGATTCCACCAGAATCACCCGCTCCGCTTTTTTGGAAATGCCCGGCGTAAAAAAGCCCGCCCCGCCATAACACTCAATCACCAGCGGCGCGCCTGCCGTGATTTGCAAGGCCACAAGTTCGCGCAGGGGATCGAGCAGGAACCGGTTCGTTTGATAAAAACCTTCCCGGGGGATTTCATCCTCGCGGAGGGAATAATGCTCCCGTCGGCCCGGATGCGAGCGCAGGTATCTGAGCTTGCGGTTCACCTCGACCGAGGCAATCACGCATTCCTCGACTTCCACCAAACTGCGCCCATCGCAACCGCGAAATCCAACCCGTTCGTCCTCCTGATGGACGCTGATGCGGTTCCGGTATCCATAGGGCTGGGGCGATTTTAAAAAATGCAGGATATTCGGATTTTGGATCCCGCCAATCCGGCCCAGCACATCACGCAACTGCTTTTCTTTTATTGCCAGTTGGGTTTCATAATCCAGGTGCTGGTACTGGCAGCCGCCGCAAACCCGGTAATAGCGGCACTTCGGTTCGCAGCGTCCGGCCCCGCTCCGGATCAATTCCGCGATCTCTCCGTGCGCATAGTCCTTTTTTACGCGGGTGATTCGGACCTTCAACTGCTCTTGCGGCGCCGCATAGGGTATGAAAATCACACGGCCCTCGTGACGCGCCACCCCGTCGCCGCCAAAGGCAATATCATGAATCTCAACTTCGACGATGTCGCCCGGTTTCATATTTGGTGGTTGTCGATGGAAATGAAAAAACCCGCCCCTTGCGGAAGCGGGTTGTTCCAAAAAATAATGCCGACTCAATACCAATTGTTATACAGGTCCGCCGGAGGATAGGGCTGCACCTGGCCGGAATCGTACGCCGGGCTTTTTAAGGAATCATCGATTACCATGGCAAAGGGAAAGGTGGCAACTTCAGCTATTCCCACCATCACATCCATGATCATGCGTGTGGTGCCCTGAACAAAACCTTTTGTGGTGCCAACCGTGGGCCCATCGGACATGGTCAGACCATAAGGGGAATCAAAAAGTTCAGCGGGCGCCAATATGATATTGGCCAGGCCTTCGCCCAATTGATCATACACATTGCGCTTCTTCGGCATGCTCAGATCGGCAGAGGCCATGGAAACAAACGCCAATAACAGGACGGCAGTCATCAATTGCTTCATGGGTGAATTTTTACGCGTTTCACGTTAATAATGCAAGCCCAGAAGTACGCCCCGGCCTTTAACGCCCGGGAGGATCGTTCTCGAGGCTTTTCCGGTAATAATCGATCACTGCGTTTGCCACAATCTCGGCATATTCCCGGAAGACGCTCCGATACTTTTTGCCGCCGATATCGCGCTCTCCTTCGTAGTCTCCCGCAATAATCCGCGGGTATGCGTCCCGGTCGTTCATATAGGGGCCCTCGACAAAGACCACCGGCCCCGGGAACAAGCGGTTGGCCAGCAAATTTCGCGACCAGACATAGGGACTGGTTCCGGCGCGCGAGGCGCCTTCGGGGGAATTTTCGTAATTTTCCGGGGCGTAATTCCACACCTGGGTCACCCGGTCCGCAATGGAATCCGCCACCCGCTGCTCAACCCCGCTGGTTCTCTCCAATAATTTGTTAAACAGGACAAACTTCATGTCGTCAAACTCAAGCTCGGACGGCAGATAGGAGCCATGCACAAAAATCACAATCTTATTCACCCGCATAAGCCGGGGCCGCCTCCCCCATGCGGCGGCATTGTAATGGATGCACAGGGTCAGATCCGGCTTCAACTCGCTCACGGTTGTTGCGCGGGCGCGGATCTCCGCCACGCGGTAAAACAAAAGTTCCGAATACCACTTGGCGAGTTTAATCAGGCCGGCGGGGCCGAGACGCTGGGCCTTTTTCGCATCGCGGAGCCACATCATTTGGACTCCCTCGGCCTGCAAATTTTCAGGGCGCAGCGGGGTTGCGGGTATTCCCAATTGCCGCGTCCAAACCACCTCGGCGCCCGCTTCCTTGAGCAAAGGCTCCATCAATTGGCATGTCGTATAATTCAATTCCCCTTCTTCGACCACCGGCCCCTGGCCGATCCGGAATTTCCGCTCCTCAATGTCCGACCAATCGCCGCCAATATGGCCGGGGTCGAGGCAAATACGCAGCCCCTGCAAGGGCTTTTCCGGGGTGGCTCCGGCCAACTTCCGGATCAACAGCGGCTTTTCCGGCGGGGGCCAGGGTTGTTTTTCCCGATCTGAGTCGGCCAGATGGAGTTCCCAAAGCTGGTTTTGCTTTTCCTTGTCGGAGTAAACCCGGACGGCCCCGTCATCCAGCGCCAGATATTGATAGATCGATCCGTCCGGAGAATACAAACGGAGCCGCGACTCAAGCTCGGCGCGGGTAATCGTGTTTTGATACCGGTCGAGGAGCCGCCAGTCCGGCTCGGTCGCCAGCATGGTGAGCTTGGCCCATACCGAAGCGCAGCACAAAAGCCAGATGAACGCTGTCAGCGTCGCAAATCCCGGGCGGCCAACCCGCCATTTCAGAGCGCATGGGTCGCCAGTCCCGTGTCTATTTCCCAACTGCTTTTAAATCCAGCTTGAGTTGCATGACCTGCCCCGTCTGGGCGGAAACCCTGGCATAACCGAATTCCACTTCCTTGTCCCCTTTCGCATTTGGGCCAAAGAGATGGGCAATCCAAACTGCGGGCGATAACGGCCCGCTATCATCCTTCTTCAGCCAAAGGTTTACGCTGGAAATTTTCACGTCCTTGAGCGCCGAGCTGTTTTTCAAAATGGACAACAAATCCCGGGAATCGATTTTCAGTTTTGACTGGTCGATGATCTCCTCCTGTTTGTAGGCAAAAACGCGGAATTGATCCATCTGGGTGTAGCCATCGCGGATGCTGGTAATTGCATTGCCCGAAACCGTCACCATGCTCCCATCCTGGGCCGCATAGGGATCATAAAACAAAATCTGCCATTCCATCGGGAGGACGCCGACGGTCCCCGCTTTCCCGTAAATCTGCAACAGGCTTTTGCGGGCGGTATCATTCACCTGCTTCTTTGCCAAGTCCCGCGCCTCAAAGGCAGTGAGCGCAAAAGACTGAACTCCCAAGAGAAGCGCCAGAAAAACGGAACACAGAGCGGTTTTAATCATGATTGTCCTCTAGCAAAGCCGCGCCCCGCCTGCAACAGGCATTTAACCCGAATCGTTCTGCCCCTTCGGAACTATTCGCATCGGGCGGTTGCCGGGGCAGGCAAAGTCGGGGTTAGACCCCGCCCGGCCGTTCCGGCAACTGTTCAAGTTCAAACCAAAAAGCACCGTCGGATTCAGCTTCAGAACGCACTTGGGTGTGCTGTGAGCGAACAACCTCACCGATGCCCTTCATCCGACGGGCGGCCGCCCGTCGGATTCAGCTTCAGAGCGCACCAGTGCGCCCTGCAATCAAAAGATTACCACAAATGCCAACATACAAGGAGCGGCCTGAGTTCAGTATATGTTAGGGAACCCCCTATTTCTTTTCAGCCAGGACGAGGTTGTAGTTCTTGATGAAATAGGCCACGCCGGAAAAAATCGTGATGGCGAGCGTGAGATACAGCATCGGCTTCAGCAGGCAATCCTGCAGCTTGTGGACCAGGTCCGGATACCAGTTCATTTGCTGAAAACTCAACAAGGCCAGCCCGATCAAAACCGTCACGATCTGCGAGATGGTCTTGTGCTTGCCGATGCGCTCCGCCGCCAGAATGACGCCCTTGGCTGCCGCGAGCGTTCTCAGACCGGTGATCAAAAATTCCCGCGCGATGATGAAAACCACAATCCAGGCGGGCGCCATTTGATGGTCCACGAGGCCGATGTAGGCGGCGCTGATCAGGACTTTGTCCGCCAAGGGATCCAGCAGTTTGCCCAATTCCGTGATGAGATGATAGCGGCGGGCCAGGTAGCCATCCAGCCAATCGGTCAAACTGGCCGCAGCAAAAACGAAAAACGCGGCAAACCCGGACCAACGGGCGTCGATTTCCATTGTCAGGGCAAAAACAAGGCAAAGGAAAAGTCTGCCGACGGTCAGTTTGTTTGGGAGATTCACGGCGTTAAATGGGGCATTCGGTTCGTCAGCAATCGCAAGGGGGTATCATTGCGACGGAACGCGTACGCGTTGAAGACCGGGCTGGTCGTATTTCCCGTAATTCTGGCCGTTGTAGATAATGTTCACAACCGCGGCCTCGCGCATGTTGATCACGAACGCATCGGCAGTCCACGGGGTTTGGTCCGGCTTGGGCATGATATCCCCAGCCGGGAGAATGTCTTCAAAAAGGGTTTCTTCCTTGCCTGCCCGAATTGCGGTCACACGCACCCAGCGCGCTTCCTCCCTGGCATCGGCATCCGCCTGCAACTCGAGCCTGTTCGGATAAACCACAGGCTTGGGAACGGGAGGTTTGTCCGCCACGGGCGCGGGCGGAGTTACAGGCTCGGCTTTGGCGGGTTCGGCGGGGTTGGGAGCAACTGTCTCCGCGCGTGGAGTGATCGGTTCGGCTTTAACTGCCGGAAGCGCCTTTTTCTGGTCTTCCTTGGCCGTGGCGGCGGGCGCCTCGACTTCGTGGACTTGCTGCTTCTTTTCGTGTGTCAGGAGAGGGCTGCTGATGTACTGTCTGTAGGCCCATGTGCCACCGAAGCCCAGGGCTACCAACAAAACAAGCACAATCACGACCAGGCCAATTCCCTGCGGCGTGGCCACGGGCTGGGAGGAACGCTTGGGTATGGCTTCCAAGTCCTCCGGCTGAAGCTCGAGCATATCCAGCGATTCGCGCGCCACGCGGTTGAACTGCTTCAGCATGCCCCAACCGTCCAGTCCCAGTTCGCGCGCATACAGGCGGATAAAGCCGCGCGCATAGGCAACGCTCGGCAGGCGGTCAAATTCGTCCGACTCCATGAGTACCAAGGAGTCTTTCTTCAGCTTGGTCCGTTTGGCTGCTTCCTCAAGAGTCCAACCTTTTGCCTGCCGTCCGGCGGCCAGTTGTTGCCCTATTGTTTTTTCGTTTAAGGTCTTCATACGTGCGTACGTCTCATTCAAGCAAACTCTCGATATCGGTTTGGTCCAAGTCCATCAAAACCTCCCGATCTTTAGCCCCGTCCTTGGGGCCGACAATCCCTTTTTGCTCCATCCAATCCGTCACCCAGGAGGCCCGTGAATATCCAATGCGCAAGCGGCGTTGCAAGAGCGAAGTTGAAGCCCGTTTTTCCTGCCGGACCACTTCCAAGCATTTAAGAATCAATTCCTTGTCCTCGTCCGAGACCTCTTCCTCCTCGGCCCCCGTCCGTTTCAGCTTGGCATGGATCTCATTTTCATAGGCCGGACGGCATTGTTTGCTGATAAAATTCACGACCCGCGTCACTTCTTCCTCCGAAACATAAGCTCCCTGCGCGCGCACCAGCTTGGCCGAACCGGGCGGCAGATAGAGCAAATCCCCCTTGCCCAGGAGGTTCTCCGCGCCGTTCTCGTCCAAGATGACGCGGGAATCCAGTGCGCTTGGAACCTGGAACGCAATGCGGCAGGGGACGTTGGTTTTGATCACGCCGGTGATGACCTGGGCGCGAGGGGTCTGGGTGGCGATGATCAAATGAATGCCGGCAGCACGGGCCTTGGCCGAAAGTCGCGCAATCGCCAATTCGACATCCGCGGGCGAGGTCTGCATCAAATCGGCCAACTCATCAATTATCACCACGATATAGGGCAGACGGTCGGGCAGGGGCTCCTCCTCCGAGGGGTCGATGCTCAACAAATCCGGCGCTTCGGGGCCGCTTTCGCCGGATTCCAGTTCCTTGTCCAAATCGAGTTTTTCCTTTTGCCGTTTGTCGTGCGCCTGTTGGTTGTAGGCGGCGATGTTGCGCACGCCGGTCCGCGCCATGATGCGGTAGCGTTTTTCCATTTCATTGATCACCCAGCGCAGGGCCACCAGGACCTTCTTGGGGTCCGTCACCACCGGCACCACGAGATGCGGCAATTGGTTGTACACCTGCAATTCAACCACCTTCGGATCAACCAGGATGATCCGAAGATCGTCCGGGCTGAACCGGTACAGCAGGCTGAGCAAAATACAATTGATGCAGACTGACTTGCCAGACCCGGTCGTGCCCGCGATCAAAAGGTGCGGCATGTCGGCCAGGTCCGCCATCAGAACCGATCCGTACACGTCCTTGCCCAGGGCAATCGGAAGCCTGGCGCGCAAATTGCGCCATTGGCCGGACTCCAGCAGGTCGCGCAGGACAATCATCACCTTCTGCCGGTTGGGAACCTCGATGCCCACGGTGTCCTTGCCGGGGATGGGCGCGAGAATGTTCACGCGCTCCGCCTTCAACGCGCGCGCCAGGTTTTTTTCGAGGCTGGAAATGCGTTCGACCCGCACGCCGGCCGCAGGATAAACCTCGTAACGGGTGATGGTGGCCCCCTTGGTGATGTCGCCCGGAGTGACGTCGATCTCGAATTGCTTCAACGTGTCCACCAGCAACTGGCTGTTGTGCTCCATTTCCTCCTTGCCGCCGGCCACGACCTCGGTGGTGTTGGCCAGAAGCAAGTCCACACCGGGGAGCTGGTAGTTTTCATAGCTCTCAGTTGGAGCTATTTCAAGGGGCTCGCTGCTCTTGGGTTTGGCTTGCGGGTGCGGCGGCGCGGGCTTCTTTTCCGGCGCGGCCGCGGGCTCATGCTCCTCCACGGCGGGCTTGACTGTGGCATCAAAGATCTTGGGCGCAGGCCTCGACGCCGGGCCGGCTTCCCTCATGGATTTGGGCTCCTTTTCCACCATTCCCTTTTTCGCGAGTTCCTTTTCCAGTTGCCGGGCCGCGCGCTGGATTTTCTTTTGCTCGATCTCAAGCCGCTCGATCGGGTCGGCCGCTTCGAGTTTGGCCTGTTGCCGCGCTTCCCACC includes the following:
- the miaB gene encoding tRNA (N6-isopentenyl adenosine(37)-C2)-methylthiotransferase MiaB codes for the protein MPSFYIKTYGCQMNERDSEQVARQLRERGYAKAASEGEADVILLNTCSVRDMAEQKALDKMKNLQGCKKRKPSLVLGFMGCMAQSRGQELAGMLPGLDLVVGTQKYHKVADYVEQLLSRRNPDMDNLRQAIVDTAEEPGSQNTVRDHELRQRQVTAFVSIMQGCDMHCSFCIVPDTRGGERSRPIPDIVAEVRELVSNGIKEVTLLGQIVNHYGRHEFPADAPGRSPFVQLLYALEEIDGLERVRFTSPHPIGFKADLVRALGELEKLCEHVHLPVQSGSNRILKAMRRAYTAERYLQLVNEIRAVCPEMALTTDIIVGFPGETEEDYLETRKLVETVQFDNAFIFRYSERRNTPAALLPGQVPEEIRETRNQDLLGVLDTIAARKAPSILGQTVEILVEGPSKNNAARLFGRTRGNKIVIFEGDERHRGQLLPVKIIDSTGFTFYGDPVIY
- a CDS encoding ATP-binding protein, translating into MKVPPAILDLESRLLPDFSEKASGPAEILFRVGSDAQYLLVSANNQAQHLLGIPRTNLGDAPVRWEELPNNLVIYLTQAFEGLSRDENIALPIFETGQPENSSLAVKVQIHRHQEQNEWYYWFFLSFSDVSPWLGLQEEVMNARKLESIGALASGVAHDFNNLIMAIQGHAEFFLMTRKKDGELTDAMERIMKACANGASLTRSLLGYARKQSLVMEVIDLIDLVQDVVALARRSYGSRYVVELDELLERPKEARQERRLLINGCYSALSHCFLNVLNNSRDAMPNGGKIRVFSAVHGTTVTVAVMDEGAGIDPRDMPRIFEPFFTTKDVGAGTGLGLPMVQGIMKQHGGRVEIKSQKNIGTEFTFTWPLYQPESEHEMDLIQPEKSDGIPLPAVGNVPRLTYIIEDDENVMSSIESLMKLNSYESKSFYNPEAVLELLKQGELPGIIMVDYTMPSMDGLAFVRKAYEIMRENSKQPFLKIVLMSGFPPEHFSEFLKEFDGIPLYLLQKPFDSKSLINILRLSPRRFLRKITSRVNMLPALRQWRKA
- a CDS encoding TRAM domain-containing protein, which codes for MKPGDIVEVEIHDIAFGGDGVARHEGRVIFIPYAAPQEQLKVRITRVKKDYAHGEIAELIRSGAGRCEPKCRYYRVCGGCQYQHLDYETQLAIKEKQLRDVLGRIGGIQNPNILHFLKSPQPYGYRNRISVHQEDERVGFRGCDGRSLVEVEECVIASVEVNRKLRYLRSHPGRREHYSLREDEIPREGFYQTNRFLLDPLRELVALQITAGAPLVIECYGGAGFFTPGISKKAERVILVESDAKLAQEARGIAAQNVEVREAECEEVLPEFLHLPELKDAEIVVDPPREGLSPGMRKLLAGLPARKLVYLSCNPSTLARDLKEIAPQWNPLQFQPVDLFPQTAHFECLAVCERSEQAAQ
- a CDS encoding exosortase system-associated protein, TIGR04073 family, producing the protein MKQLMTAVLLLAFVSMASADLSMPKKRNVYDQLGEGLANIILAPAELFDSPYGLTMSDGPTVGTTKGFVQGTTRMIMDVMVGIAEVATFPFAMVIDDSLKSPAYDSGQVQPYPPADLYNNWY
- the pgsA gene encoding CDP-diacylglycerol--glycerol-3-phosphate 3-phosphatidyltransferase; amino-acid sequence: MNLPNKLTVGRLFLCLVFALTMEIDARWSGFAAFFVFAAASLTDWLDGYLARRYHLITELGKLLDPLADKVLISAAYIGLVDHQMAPAWIVVFIIAREFLITGLRTLAAAKGVILAAERIGKHKTISQIVTVLIGLALLSFQQMNWYPDLVHKLQDCLLKPMLYLTLAITIFSGVAYFIKNYNLVLAEKK
- a CDS encoding helix-turn-helix domain-containing protein; protein product: MKTLNEKTIGQQLAAGRQAKGWTLEEAAKRTKLKKDSLVLMESDEFDRLPSVAYARGFIRLYARELGLDGWGMLKQFNRVARESLDMLELQPEDLEAIPKRSSQPVATPQGIGLVVIVLVLLVALGFGGTWAYRQYISSPLLTHEKKQQVHEVEAPAATAKEDQKKALPAVKAEPITPRAETVAPNPAEPAKAEPVTPPAPVADKPPVPKPVVYPNRLELQADADAREEARWVRVTAIRAGKEETLFEDILPAGDIMPKPDQTPWTADAFVINMREAAVVNIIYNGQNYGKYDQPGLQRVRVPSQ
- a CDS encoding DNA translocase FtsK 4TM domain-containing protein, with the protein product MVSLSMPPSKQENNKEAKLLQEIIAIVLIGLGLLILLALISFDKNDLELFCKPPNDPPVNFIGVAGAYVAGTLAWAFGLGSFLIPLVMVLGGIGMLFSARVDYPWKALWFLLLLLSGCALLQLGQPLLGPLADFGRMAYAGGYMGHFFNDLVFAAAMGPVGSGIAMGITYLVSFILLFEVRPVEIAQRLAGWVRVWWEARQQAKLEAADPIERLEIEQKKIQRAARQLEKELAKKGMVEKEPKSMREAGPASRPAPKIFDATVKPAVEEHEPAAAPEKKPAPPHPQAKPKSSEPLEIAPTESYENYQLPGVDLLLANTTEVVAGGKEEMEHNSQLLVDTLKQFEIDVTPGDITKGATITRYEVYPAAGVRVERISSLEKNLARALKAERVNILAPIPGKDTVGIEVPNRQKVMIVLRDLLESGQWRNLRARLPIALGKDVYGSVLMADLADMPHLLIAGTTGSGKSVCINCILLSLLYRFSPDDLRIILVDPKVVELQVYNQLPHLVVPVVTDPKKVLVALRWVINEMEKRYRIMARTGVRNIAAYNQQAHDKRQKEKLDLDKELESGESGPEAPDLLSIDPSEEEPLPDRLPYIVVIIDELADLMQTSPADVELAIARLSAKARAAGIHLIIATQTPRAQVITGVIKTNVPCRIAFQVPSALDSRVILDENGAENLLGKGDLLYLPPGSAKLVRAQGAYVSEEEVTRVVNFISKQCRPAYENEIHAKLKRTGAEEEEVSDEDKELILKCLEVVRQEKRASTSLLQRRLRIGYSRASWVTDWMEQKGIVGPKDGAKDREVLMDLDQTDIESLLE